The Canis lupus dingo isolate Sandy chromosome 11, ASM325472v2, whole genome shotgun sequence genome includes a region encoding these proteins:
- the FAM170A gene encoding protein FAM170A isoform X1, translating to MKQRQKRKHLENEESSGTAKQGGGVSKSQEDAPQVESTGEAKGWGAGVEEVSSASEYFSCVSSPLELIHSGLRRVHRDSPQPRSPLAQVQERGETAPPSHHVSSSPSSYKTCVSSLYINKKERGMKIYYMQVQMRKGVAVSWETEETSESVEKQPRLEEVTLPEAVRGPAGRRPWAGSAQEEGEPSEAARPGPRGRPRKTSAPSDPGAGARAAGFILRRTRTIEIHEPEDPRRWCGLLLGEGEKETTGRVADRMPMM from the exons ATGAAACAGCGACAAAAGAGGAaacatctggaaaatgaagagtCCTCAGGAACTGCCAAGCAGGGAGGAG GAGTCTCGAAGTCACAGGAGGATGCCCCTCAGGTTGAATCAACTGGGGAGGCTAAAGGCTGGGGCGCAGGGGTAGAGGAGGTATCCTCTGCCTCCGAATACTTCTCCTGTGTTTCTTCTCCACTCGAGCTCATCCATAGTG GACTCCGGAGAGTACATCGAGACAGTCCCCAGCCTAGATCACCCCTAGCCCAGGTTCAGGAACGAGGGGAGACTGCTCCCCCCTCACACCATGTCTCCTCGTCCCCTTCGTCTTATAAGACCTGTGTGTCCTCTCTGtacataaacaaaaaagaaaggggcATGAAAATATACTACATGCAGGTCCAGATGAGAAAGGGTGTGGCTGTCTCCTGGGAGACAGAGGAGACCTCAGAGTCCGTAGAAAAGCAGCCCAGGCTGGAAGAAGTGACCCTTCCTGAGGCCGTGCGG GGCCCGGCTGGGCGGCGGCCGTGGGCCGGGAGCgcccaggaggagggggagccgAGTGAGGCGGCGCGGCCAGGCCCGAGGGGAAGGCCCCGGAAGACCTCGGCTCCCAGCGACCCTGGAGCCGGTGCCCGGGCTGCGGGTTTCATTCTCCGAAGGACAAGAA CAATTGAGATTCATGAGCCAGAAGATCCCAGAAGATGGTGTGGCCTTCTCTTGGGAGAG ggagaaaaagagaccaCGGGGAGAGTAGCAGACAGGATGCCTATGATGTGA
- the FAM170A gene encoding protein FAM170A isoform X2, producing MKQRQKRKHLENEESSGTAKQGGGVSKSQEDAPQVESTGEAKGWGAGVEEVSSASEYFSCVSSPLELIHSGLRRVHRDSPQPRSPLAQVQERGETAPPSHHVSSSPSSYKTCVSSLYINKKERGMKIYYMQVQMRKGVAVSWETEETSESVEKQPRLEEVTLPEAVRQLRFMSQKIPEDGVAFSWEREKKRPRGE from the exons ATGAAACAGCGACAAAAGAGGAaacatctggaaaatgaagagtCCTCAGGAACTGCCAAGCAGGGAGGAG GAGTCTCGAAGTCACAGGAGGATGCCCCTCAGGTTGAATCAACTGGGGAGGCTAAAGGCTGGGGCGCAGGGGTAGAGGAGGTATCCTCTGCCTCCGAATACTTCTCCTGTGTTTCTTCTCCACTCGAGCTCATCCATAGTG GACTCCGGAGAGTACATCGAGACAGTCCCCAGCCTAGATCACCCCTAGCCCAGGTTCAGGAACGAGGGGAGACTGCTCCCCCCTCACACCATGTCTCCTCGTCCCCTTCGTCTTATAAGACCTGTGTGTCCTCTCTGtacataaacaaaaaagaaaggggcATGAAAATATACTACATGCAGGTCCAGATGAGAAAGGGTGTGGCTGTCTCCTGGGAGACAGAGGAGACCTCAGAGTCCGTAGAAAAGCAGCCCAGGCTGGAAGAAGTGACCCTTCCTGAGGCCGTGCGG CAATTGAGATTCATGAGCCAGAAGATCCCAGAAGATGGTGTGGCCTTCTCTTGGGAGAG ggagaaaaagagaccaCGGGGAGAGTAG